A single genomic interval of Electrophorus electricus isolate fEleEle1 chromosome 2, fEleEle1.pri, whole genome shotgun sequence harbors:
- the hoxd13a gene encoding homeobox protein Hox-D13a, whose amino-acid sequence MELEELSGEIASLPNRSFYPSAFGAHPSRSSTAAAVYSLSECPSSLSPECLTPYVPFPNTATAANSQVTFGCRFASSCYSCKAPPNSVYQQNVVNHSVNGNVNGHPADEQDVVSLLRCGDVPNRIREFGYTSPYRRIPGYIDVPVVQRARARDHRRDCSFGAEGYQPWNWSNSWSSQVYCPKDQTQSSHIWKSSLTEDSMLSRPDTNPFLQRARKKRVPYSKLQLKELEHEYTITKFITKERRRRIASSTNLTERQVTIWFQNRRVKDKKIISKISKDFGPYK is encoded by the exons ATGGAACTGGAGGAATTAAGCGGGGAGATAGCCTCCCTTCCCAACAGAAGTTTTTATCCGTCTGCGTTTGGAGCGCACCCGAGTCGTTCTTCGACAGCAGCTGCCGTGTATTCCCTGTCGGAGTGTCCGAGCTCGCTTAGCCCGGAATGTCTCACTCCTTACGTTCCTTTTCCCAATACAGCGACTGCTGCCAACTCGCAGGTTACCTTTGGGTGTCGCTTCGCCAGCAGTTGCTACAGTTGCAAAGCCCCTCCGAACTCTGTGTATCAGCAAAATGTCGTGAACCACAGTGTCAACGGGAATGTAAATGGGCACCCAGCTGATGAGCAGGACGTGGTTAGTTTGCTGCGCTGCGGCGATGTTCCAAACAGGATTCGAGAGTTCGGCTACACGAGTCCCTACAGAAGGATCCCTGGATATATTGACGTGCCTGTAGTTCAGCGAGCAAGGGCCAGAGATCACAGACGTGATTGTTCATTCGGAGCTGAAGGCTACCAGCCATGGAACTGGTCAAACAGTTGGAGTAGCCAGGTTTATTGTCCTAAAGACCAGACGCAGAGCTCACATATATGGAAATCATCACTCACAG AAGATTCAATGCTGTCTCGGCCCGATACCAATCCTTTCCTTCAGCGTGCGAGGAAGAAGCGGGTTCCCTACAGCAAACTACAACTGAAAGAACTCGAGCATGAATACACCATTACAAAGTTTATTACCAAGGAAAGGCGACGACGCATAGCCTCCTCCACCAACCTGACAGAGAGACAAGTGACTATATGGTTTCAGAATCGCCGTGTTAaggacaaaaaaataatttcaaaaatatCTAAAGACTTTGGACCTTATAAGTGA